From Streptomyces sp. TLI_053, a single genomic window includes:
- a CDS encoding TetR/AcrR family transcriptional regulator — MAMDPDLRRNADVVLIPGARAGRDPARSIKPGPSRLPPGVVAATQRERLLDGLVHTVAQHGYQRATVSDICRAAGVTRPVFYELFTGKEDAFLAAHRHGTGVVIRRMARAFAASPDWCGGIREALRAMLGLLAGVPAFATMAVIELDAVGPAGRREREQLLIRFRAFFAEIPELPDGIGVEAMIDAVVGGVYSTLQRCIDTDRTAELPDLLPTLSLFCLAPFLGPVEAARRLASAGPAPERGPGADDDPSCTRIDPVNTGQ; from the coding sequence ATGGCAATGGACCCGGATCTCCGCAGGAATGCCGACGTGGTCCTGATCCCCGGTGCGCGCGCCGGGCGCGACCCGGCCCGATCGATCAAACCCGGGCCGAGCCGGCTGCCGCCCGGGGTGGTCGCGGCGACCCAGCGCGAGCGCCTGCTCGACGGGCTGGTCCACACCGTGGCGCAACACGGCTACCAGCGCGCCACGGTGAGCGACATCTGTCGCGCGGCCGGGGTGACCAGGCCGGTCTTCTACGAGCTGTTCACCGGCAAGGAGGACGCCTTCCTCGCCGCCCACCGGCACGGCACCGGGGTGGTGATCCGGCGGATGGCGCGGGCGTTCGCCGCCTCGCCGGACTGGTGCGGCGGGATCCGCGAGGCTCTGCGGGCGATGCTCGGGCTGCTGGCCGGGGTGCCGGCCTTCGCGACCATGGCGGTCATCGAACTGGACGCGGTCGGTCCGGCCGGACGACGCGAGCGGGAGCAGCTCCTGATCCGGTTCCGGGCGTTCTTCGCCGAGATCCCCGAACTCCCGGACGGCATCGGGGTGGAGGCGATGATCGACGCGGTGGTCGGCGGTGTCTACTCCACCCTCCAGCGCTGCATCGACACCGACCGCACTGCCGAACTCCCTGACCTGCTGCCCACCTTGAGCCTGTTCTGCCTGGCACCGTTCCTCGGTCCGGTCGAGGCCGCACGCCGCCTGGCCTCGGCCGGACCGGCCCCGGAACGCGGTCCGGGGGCGGACGATGATCCTTCGTGCACCCGTATTGACCCGGTCAATACCGGGCAGTAG